The following proteins are co-located in the Streptomyces sp. DT2A-34 genome:
- a CDS encoding iron ABC transporter permease — protein sequence MLVDSPPEQRADSVSAPPTRRALRAVGLLVSVLILVVVAMASIAIGAKQLSMGEVWHGLFEGSGTYGDVVVEDRISRTVLGLLAGAALGLAGAVLQALTRNPLADPGLLGINAGASAAVVTAITFFGVTSLSGYVWFAFLGAAAVGAMVWFLGGSRGATPVRLALAGTAISAALYGYLQAVMITDDVALNKMRFWTVGSLSSATDSTITQVLPFLLAGTVLALALARPLNAMEMGDDTAKALGANLNRTRVLSMLAATVLCGAATAACGPIVFVGLMVPHIVRSFTGPDLRWILPYAAVLSPVLLLGADVLGRIVARPSELQVGIVTAILGGPVFIFLVRRRRTAQL from the coding sequence GTGTTGGTCGACAGTCCTCCCGAACAGCGCGCGGACTCCGTGTCCGCGCCGCCAACCCGACGGGCGCTACGTGCCGTTGGGCTGCTCGTCTCTGTCCTGATCCTGGTGGTCGTCGCGATGGCGAGCATCGCGATCGGGGCGAAACAGTTGTCCATGGGGGAGGTCTGGCACGGCTTGTTCGAGGGCTCGGGGACCTACGGCGACGTCGTGGTCGAGGACCGGATCTCGCGCACCGTGCTCGGCCTGCTCGCGGGCGCCGCCCTCGGTCTCGCCGGTGCCGTACTCCAGGCGCTCACCCGCAACCCGCTCGCCGACCCCGGTCTGCTCGGCATCAACGCGGGCGCGTCCGCCGCGGTCGTCACCGCCATCACCTTCTTCGGCGTCACGAGTCTGAGCGGCTACGTCTGGTTCGCCTTCCTCGGCGCGGCCGCGGTCGGGGCGATGGTCTGGTTCCTCGGCGGCAGCCGGGGCGCGACGCCCGTACGGCTCGCGCTCGCCGGTACGGCGATCAGCGCCGCGCTCTACGGCTATCTCCAGGCCGTGATGATCACGGATGACGTGGCGCTGAACAAGATGCGCTTCTGGACGGTCGGTTCGCTGTCCTCGGCGACCGACTCGACCATCACCCAGGTGCTGCCGTTCCTCCTCGCGGGCACCGTCCTCGCGCTCGCCCTCGCCCGGCCGCTGAACGCCATGGAGATGGGCGACGACACCGCCAAGGCCCTCGGCGCGAACCTGAACCGCACCCGGGTGCTGTCGATGCTCGCCGCGACCGTGCTGTGCGGGGCCGCGACCGCCGCCTGCGGACCGATCGTGTTCGTCGGCCTGATGGTGCCGCACATCGTACGGTCCTTCACCGGGCCCGACCTGCGCTGGATCCTGCCGTACGCGGCCGTCCTGTCGCCCGTGCTGCTGCTCGGCGCCGACGTCCTCGGCCGGATCGTCGCCCGGCCCTCGGAGCTTCAGGTCGGCATCGTCACCGCGATCCTCGGCGGGCCGGTCTTCATCTTTCTCGTACGACGGCGGAGGACGGCCCAGCTGTGA
- a CDS encoding ABC transporter ATP-binding protein, whose amino-acid sequence MNRLSADNVTLAYDQRVIAEQLSVEIPDNSFTVIVGPNACGKSTLLRALSRMLKPSQGRVLLDGQVIQSMPAKKVARTLGLLPQSSIAPDGITVADLVGRGRYPHQGILRQWSTEDERVVQESMEQTGVAELADRYVDELSGGQRQRVWIAMALAQQTPLLLLDEPTTYLDIQHQIDVLDLCAELHEEQGRTLVAVLHDLNHAARYATHLIALRGGQIIAEGAPNDIVTAELVEEAFGLRCQVIDDPETGTPLVVPAARKAREQVKKEQVKKDQDKKDQVEEDQAKKVAATEAS is encoded by the coding sequence GTGAACCGCCTGTCCGCCGACAACGTCACCCTCGCCTACGACCAGCGGGTCATCGCCGAGCAGCTGTCGGTGGAGATACCCGACAACTCCTTCACCGTGATCGTCGGCCCGAACGCGTGCGGCAAGTCCACGCTGCTGCGGGCGCTGTCGCGGATGCTCAAGCCCAGCCAGGGCCGGGTCCTCCTCGACGGGCAGGTCATCCAGTCGATGCCGGCGAAGAAGGTCGCGCGCACGCTGGGTCTGCTGCCGCAGTCGTCGATCGCGCCCGACGGGATCACCGTCGCCGATCTGGTGGGCCGCGGCCGGTACCCGCACCAGGGGATCCTGCGCCAGTGGTCGACCGAGGACGAGCGCGTCGTCCAGGAGTCGATGGAGCAGACCGGGGTCGCCGAACTCGCGGATCGCTATGTCGACGAACTGTCCGGCGGTCAGCGCCAGCGGGTGTGGATCGCGATGGCGCTCGCGCAGCAGACGCCGCTGCTGCTGCTCGACGAGCCGACGACCTACCTCGACATCCAGCACCAGATCGACGTCCTCGACCTGTGCGCGGAACTGCACGAGGAGCAGGGGCGCACGCTGGTCGCCGTGCTGCACGACCTCAATCACGCCGCCCGGTACGCCACACACCTCATCGCCCTGCGCGGCGGGCAGATCATCGCCGAGGGCGCGCCGAACGACATCGTCACGGCCGAGCTGGTCGAGGAGGCCTTCGGGCTGCGGTGCCAGGTCATCGACGACCCGGAGACGGGGACGCCGTTGGTGGTGCCGGCGGCTCGGAAGGCGCGCGAACAGGTCAAGAAGGAGCAGGTCAAGAAGGACCAGGACAAGAAGGACCAGGTCGAGGAGGACCAGGCCAAGAAGGTCGCGGCTACAGAAGCTTCCTGA
- a CDS encoding iron chelate uptake ABC transporter family permease subunit, producing the protein MKSEAKSASRTSRANRAVRIPGGLSVRLDVRALAVVVLLLLAALAASVVLIGTGDFPIAAGDVLKTLLGDGNAGQEFIVNELRLPRVLVGLLVGASLGLGGALFQALSRNPLGSPDILGLGQGATAGALVVIVLLSGDAVQVTVGALAGGLATGFAIYLLAWKRGVHGYRLVLVGIGMSAIMTAVNGYLLTKADLVDAARAVVWMTGSLSGRDWAQVWPLLALCAVLVPLVLANAPGLRMMEMGDDVSYALGVRVERVRLLLMLAAVLLTAAATAAAGPVSFVALTAPQLARRLTRSPGPNLLPSVCMGAALLVTADWVSQRVFGADQMPVGVVTGVLGGVYLLWLLVTERKAGRI; encoded by the coding sequence GTGAAGAGCGAAGCGAAGTCCGCGAGCCGGACCAGCCGTGCCAACCGCGCCGTGCGGATCCCGGGCGGGCTTTCCGTCCGGCTGGACGTCCGGGCGCTGGCCGTCGTCGTCCTGTTGCTGCTCGCCGCGCTCGCCGCGAGCGTCGTGCTGATCGGCACCGGAGACTTCCCGATCGCGGCCGGCGACGTGCTCAAGACGCTGCTCGGCGACGGGAACGCGGGGCAGGAGTTCATCGTCAACGAGCTGCGGCTGCCCAGGGTCCTGGTCGGGCTCCTGGTCGGTGCCTCGCTCGGCCTGGGTGGTGCGCTGTTCCAGGCGCTGTCCCGCAATCCGCTGGGCAGCCCGGACATCCTGGGTCTCGGGCAGGGGGCCACGGCCGGGGCGCTCGTGGTGATCGTCCTGCTCTCCGGGGACGCCGTGCAGGTCACGGTCGGCGCACTGGCGGGCGGACTCGCGACCGGGTTCGCCATCTATCTGCTCGCCTGGAAGCGGGGCGTGCACGGTTATCGACTGGTGCTGGTCGGTATCGGTATGTCCGCGATCATGACGGCGGTCAACGGCTATCTGCTGACCAAGGCCGACCTGGTCGACGCGGCCCGCGCGGTGGTGTGGATGACCGGCTCCCTCAGCGGCCGGGACTGGGCCCAGGTCTGGCCGCTGCTCGCGCTGTGCGCCGTCCTCGTACCGCTCGTCCTCGCCAACGCGCCCGGGCTGCGGATGATGGAGATGGGCGACGACGTGTCGTACGCCCTGGGAGTGCGTGTCGAACGCGTACGGCTGCTGCTGATGCTGGCCGCCGTGCTGCTCACGGCGGCCGCCACCGCCGCCGCCGGACCCGTCAGCTTCGTGGCACTCACCGCCCCGCAGCTCGCCCGGCGCCTGACCCGCTCGCCCGGGCCGAACCTGCTGCCCTCCGTGTGCATGGGCGCCGCCCTCCTGGTCACCGCCGACTGGGTCTCCCAGCGGGTCTTCGGAGCCGACCAGATGCCCGTGGGCGTGGTCACGGGCGTGCTCGGCGGTGTGTACCTGCTCTGGCTGCTGGTCACCGAGCGCAAGGCGGGCCGTATATGA
- a CDS encoding TlyA family RNA methyltransferase, whose translation MAGVARRRLDAELVRRKLARSREHASQLIAAGRVSVGKTVATKPATQVETAAAIVVTSDGSDPEYVSRGGHKLAGALEAFVPQGLVVEGRRALDAGASTGGFTDVLLRSGAAHVVAVDVGYGQLAWTLQSDERVTVKDRTNVRELTLEAIDGEPVDLVVGDLSFIPLGLVLPALVRCVKPDADLVMMVKPQFEVGKERLGSGGVVRSPQLRAEAVRGVAEKAWELGLGVKGVTASPLPGPSGNVEYFLWLRSGAPALDPADVDRAVAEGPR comes from the coding sequence GTGGCAGGAGTCGCACGTCGCCGTCTGGACGCGGAGCTGGTCCGCCGGAAGCTGGCGCGCTCGCGCGAGCACGCCAGCCAGCTGATCGCCGCGGGGCGGGTCTCCGTCGGCAAGACCGTCGCGACCAAGCCGGCCACGCAGGTGGAGACCGCGGCGGCGATCGTCGTGACGTCCGACGGCAGCGATCCCGAGTACGTGTCGCGGGGCGGGCACAAGCTCGCGGGCGCGCTGGAGGCCTTCGTACCCCAGGGGCTCGTGGTGGAAGGACGGCGGGCGCTGGACGCCGGCGCGTCCACCGGGGGTTTCACCGACGTCCTGCTGCGGTCGGGGGCCGCCCATGTGGTCGCCGTCGACGTCGGATACGGACAACTTGCCTGGACTCTCCAAAGTGATGAACGCGTCACCGTCAAGGACCGTACGAACGTACGCGAGTTGACGCTCGAAGCGATCGATGGGGAGCCAGTGGATCTTGTCGTGGGGGATCTGTCCTTCATCCCGCTCGGACTGGTGCTGCCCGCTCTGGTGCGGTGCGTGAAACCGGACGCGGACCTGGTCATGATGGTCAAGCCGCAGTTCGAGGTGGGGAAGGAACGGCTGGGGAGCGGCGGGGTTGTCCGCAGTCCTCAGCTGCGGGCCGAGGCCGTGCGCGGCGTGGCCGAGAAGGCGTGGGAACTCGGCCTCGGGGTGAAGGGGGTCACGGCCAGTCCGTTGCCCGGTCCCTCCGGGAATGTCGAGTACTTTCTGTGGCTGCGTTCCGGGGCGCCCGCCCTGGACCCGGCCGACGTTGACCGTGCAGTTGCGGAGGGGCCGCGTTGA
- a CDS encoding NAD kinase — MTQNRARTVFLLAHTGRPAAIRSAELVVKGLLRSGIGVRVLEAEAEDLPLPDQVELVKEATAQCLDGCELLIVLGGDGTLLRGAEFARASGVPMLGVNLGRVGFLAEAERDDLDKVVDRVVTKAYEVEERMTVDVVVHQNGDIVHTDWALNEAAVQKAGAEKLLEVVLEIDGRPVTGFGCDGIVLSTPTGSTAYAFSAGGPVVWPEVEALLMVPISAHALFAKPLVTSPDSVLAVEVLPHIPPGVLWCDGRRTVELPPGARVEVRRGAVPVRLARLHHASFTDRLVAKFALPVSGWRGAPH; from the coding sequence TTGACACAGAACCGAGCTCGTACTGTCTTTCTGCTCGCCCACACGGGGCGGCCCGCGGCCATTCGCAGCGCCGAGCTGGTGGTCAAGGGACTGCTGCGGTCGGGGATCGGCGTGCGGGTGCTGGAGGCGGAGGCGGAGGATCTGCCGCTGCCGGACCAGGTGGAGCTGGTCAAGGAGGCCACTGCGCAGTGCCTCGACGGGTGCGAGCTGCTGATAGTGCTGGGCGGTGACGGGACGCTGCTGCGGGGCGCCGAGTTCGCGCGGGCGTCCGGGGTGCCGATGCTGGGCGTCAACCTCGGGCGGGTCGGGTTCCTCGCGGAGGCCGAGCGGGACGATCTCGACAAGGTTGTCGACCGGGTGGTGACCAAGGCGTACGAGGTCGAGGAGCGGATGACCGTCGACGTCGTCGTGCATCAGAACGGCGACATCGTGCACACGGACTGGGCGCTCAATGAGGCGGCCGTGCAGAAGGCCGGTGCCGAGAAGCTGCTCGAGGTCGTGCTGGAGATCGATGGGCGGCCGGTGACGGGGTTCGGGTGCGACGGGATTGTGCTGTCCACGCCGACCGGGTCGACGGCGTATGCCTTCTCCGCCGGTGGGCCTGTGGTGTGGCCTGAGGTCGAGGCGTTGTTGATGGTGCCGATCAGTGCGCATGCGTTGTTCGCGAAGCCGTTGGTGACGTCGCCGGATTCTGTGCTGGCGGTGGAGGTTCTGCCGCATATCCCGCCGGGCGTGTTGTGGTGTGACGGGCGGCGGACTGTGGAGTTGCCGCCGGGGGCGCGGGTCGAGGTGCGGCGGGGGGCTGTGCCGGTGCGGCTGGCTCGGCTGCATCACGCGTCGTTCACTGATCGGTTGGTGGCGAAGTTTGCGTTGCCGGTGTCCGGGTGGCGGGGGGCACCTCACTAG
- the recN gene encoding DNA repair protein RecN, which yields MRIRSLGVIDDAVVELSPGFTAVTGETGAGKTMVVTSLGLLLGGRADPALVRIGAEKAVVEGRIAVPSGAPVVVRVEEAGAELDDGALLISRTVSAEGRSRAHLGGRSVPVGMLAELADELVAVHGQTDQQGLLKLARQRQALDRYAGDSVAVPLAKYTEAYRRLRAVSVELDEIVTRARERAQEADLLRFGLDEIAGVEPRAGEDVELAEEAERLGHAEALSSAATAAHAALAGNPEDPEGIDAATLVAGAQRALDAVRAHDPALAALAERIGEIGILLGDVAGELAGYADDLDADPLRLAAVEERRAALNALTRKYGENVASVLAWAEESAARLTELDSDDERIEELTAERDALRAELGGLAQALTDARTDAAERFAAAVTAELASLAMPHARVSFDIRQTEDPEGVEVGGRAVAYGPSGVDEVELLLAPHPGAPPRPIAKGASGGELSRVMLAVEVVFAGTDPVPTYLFDEVDAGVGGKAAVEIGRRLARLAKTAQVVVVTHLPQVAAFADRQLLVEKTNDGSVTRSGVKVLEGEERVRELSRMLAGQEDSETARAHAEELLATARADV from the coding sequence ATGCGGATACGGTCGCTCGGAGTCATCGACGACGCTGTCGTCGAGCTGTCGCCGGGGTTCACCGCTGTCACGGGTGAGACGGGTGCGGGCAAGACCATGGTGGTCACCAGCCTGGGGCTGTTGCTCGGTGGGCGGGCGGACCCGGCGCTCGTGCGGATCGGGGCGGAGAAGGCGGTCGTGGAGGGGCGGATCGCCGTGCCTTCGGGTGCGCCGGTCGTCGTACGGGTCGAGGAGGCCGGGGCGGAGCTCGACGACGGGGCGTTGCTGATCAGCCGTACCGTTTCCGCCGAGGGGCGGTCGCGGGCGCATCTGGGTGGGCGCAGTGTGCCCGTGGGGATGCTGGCCGAGCTCGCCGACGAGTTGGTGGCCGTGCATGGGCAGACCGACCAGCAGGGGTTGCTGAAGCTGGCCCGGCAGCGGCAGGCGCTCGATCGGTACGCGGGGGATTCCGTCGCTGTGCCGCTCGCCAAGTACACCGAGGCGTACCGGCGGCTGCGGGCCGTCTCCGTCGAGCTCGACGAGATCGTCACGCGCGCGCGTGAGCGGGCTCAGGAAGCCGACCTGCTGCGGTTCGGGCTCGACGAGATCGCCGGTGTCGAGCCGCGGGCCGGGGAGGACGTGGAGCTCGCCGAGGAGGCGGAGCGGCTGGGTCACGCGGAGGCGCTGTCGTCGGCCGCCACGGCCGCGCACGCCGCGCTCGCCGGTAATCCGGAGGACCCCGAGGGCATCGACGCGGCGACGCTTGTGGCCGGTGCGCAGCGGGCCCTGGACGCCGTGCGGGCGCACGATCCCGCGCTGGCCGCGCTGGCGGAGCGGATCGGGGAGATCGGGATCCTGCTGGGCGATGTCGCCGGCGAGTTGGCGGGGTACGCCGATGACCTGGACGCCGACCCCCTGCGGCTCGCGGCCGTCGAGGAGCGGCGGGCCGCGCTGAACGCGCTCACGCGGAAGTACGGCGAGAACGTCGCCTCCGTGCTCGCCTGGGCCGAGGAGAGCGCGGCGCGGCTGACCGAGCTGGACAGCGACGACGAGCGGATCGAGGAACTGACCGCCGAGCGGGACGCGCTGCGGGCCGAGCTGGGCGGGCTGGCGCAGGCGTTGACCGATGCGCGCACGGACGCCGCCGAGCGGTTCGCCGCCGCGGTGACGGCGGAGCTGGCCTCGCTCGCCATGCCGCACGCGCGTGTGTCCTTCGACATCCGGCAGACCGAGGATCCGGAGGGTGTGGAGGTCGGCGGGCGTGCGGTCGCCTACGGTCCTTCGGGTGTGGACGAGGTCGAGCTGCTGCTCGCGCCGCACCCGGGAGCGCCGCCCCGGCCCATCGCCAAGGGCGCGTCCGGCGGTGAGCTCTCGCGCGTGATGCTCGCCGTCGAGGTCGTGTTCGCGGGGACCGATCCCGTGCCGACGTACCTCTTCGACGAGGTCGACGCCGGTGTCGGTGGCAAGGCGGCCGTGGAGATCGGGCGGCGGCTGGCCCGGCTGGCCAAGACCGCGCAGGTCGTGGTGGTGACCCACCTGCCGCAGGTCGCCGCCTTCGCCGACCGCCAGTTGCTCGTCGAGAAGACCAACGACGGGTCGGTCACCCGCTCCGGGGTGAAGGTGCTGGAGGGCGAGGAGCGGGTCCGGGAGCTGTCCCGGATGCTCGCCGGGCAGGAGGACTCGGAGACCGCGCGGGCGCACGCGGAGGAGTTGCTGGCGACGGCTCGGGCGGACGTGTAG
- a CDS encoding DUF1015 domain-containing protein — protein sequence MNSAGHPEATARRGLELTPFRGLRYDPDRVGGLAAVTSPPYDVVVRPDGLHHLQDADPYNIVRLILPQADTADARNEQAAKTLRRWLSEGVLTADPEPGLYVYEQHDGDGMLQRGIIGALRVTEPSEGLVLPHEDVMPHVVADRAALMRATSANLEPLLLTYRGNGTAADATAVIERTVERPPLFSTTTEDGFSHRLWSITDPTDLARVQSDLTRHQALIADGHHRWATYRRLRAEHPSPSAWDYGLVLLVDTARYPLRVRAIHRLLHGLPVPDALTALDGLFRVRRLEVPLPEALEALADAACAGNAYLLAGDGAFHLVDHPDPALLARTVPTDRPAAWRTLDATVLHATLLAEIWHIPEDDPTRIAYIHDTAATIEKAERDGGTAVLMHPVREDVVRDLARQGVTMPRKSTSFGPKPASGLVLRALDL from the coding sequence ATGAACTCAGCAGGTCACCCGGAAGCAACGGCGCGCCGAGGCCTCGAACTCACCCCGTTCCGGGGCCTTCGCTACGACCCCGACCGGGTCGGCGGCCTGGCCGCCGTGACATCCCCTCCGTACGACGTCGTCGTCCGCCCCGACGGCCTGCACCACCTCCAGGACGCGGACCCGTACAACATCGTCCGCCTGATCCTCCCCCAGGCCGACACGGCCGACGCCCGCAACGAACAGGCGGCCAAGACCCTGCGCCGCTGGCTCTCCGAAGGCGTCCTGACCGCCGACCCCGAGCCCGGCCTCTACGTCTACGAACAGCACGACGGCGACGGCATGCTGCAGCGCGGCATCATCGGCGCCCTGCGCGTGACGGAGCCGTCGGAGGGCCTGGTCCTGCCGCACGAGGACGTCATGCCCCACGTGGTCGCCGACCGGGCGGCCCTGATGCGCGCCACCTCCGCGAACCTCGAACCCCTCCTCCTGACCTACCGCGGCAACGGCACGGCGGCCGACGCGACCGCCGTCATCGAGCGCACGGTCGAGCGCCCGCCGCTCTTCTCGACCACCACGGAGGACGGCTTCAGCCACCGCCTGTGGTCGATCACCGACCCCACCGACCTGGCCCGCGTCCAGTCCGACCTGACCCGCCACCAGGCCCTGATCGCCGACGGCCACCACCGCTGGGCCACGTATCGCCGTCTACGCGCGGAGCACCCCTCACCCAGCGCCTGGGACTACGGCCTCGTCCTCCTGGTCGACACGGCCCGCTACCCGCTCCGCGTCCGCGCGATCCACCGCCTCCTGCACGGCCTGCCGGTCCCGGACGCCCTGACCGCCCTCGACGGCCTGTTCCGCGTACGCCGCCTCGAAGTCCCCCTGCCCGAGGCCCTGGAGGCCCTGGCCGACGCGGCATGCGCGGGCAACGCCTACCTCCTCGCCGGAGACGGCGCCTTCCACCTCGTCGACCACCCCGACCCGGCCCTCCTCGCCCGCACGGTCCCCACCGACCGCCCGGCCGCCTGGCGCACCCTCGACGCGACAGTCCTGCACGCCACGCTCCTCGCCGAGATCTGGCACATCCCCGAGGACGACCCCACCCGCATCGCCTACATCCACGACACCGCCGCCACCATCGAGAAGGCGGAACGCGACGGCGGTACGGCCGTCCTCATGCACCCCGTCCGCGAGGACGTCGTACGCGACCTCGCCCGCCAGGGCGTCACGATGCCCCGCAAGTCGACGTCGTTCGGCCCGAAACCGGCCTCGGGCCTGGTCCTGCGCGCCCTGGACCTCTGA
- a CDS encoding glycosyltransferase family 4 protein — protein MTPVSSHSPHGQSSLRTVQVLGGGNAGSSAHVRSLASGLVARGVRVTVCAPVEADHAYDFAGAGAEHVHVPRSSDPASVAALRAACADADLVHAHGLHASFRAVLALSGRRTPLVVTWHDRAHAEGARAHLVRLLERRVVKAASVVLGTTSALVDRARRTGARDARLAAVAMPGPGRAAEHDDPDRLRPKVRAELGATGRPLLIAVGSLERHRGYDVLLDASRAWLRLDPVPLVVIAGEGALRAALQRRIEDEALPVRLIGRRDDVSELLAAADVALLPSSWESRSVLAQEALHARVPLVATEVGGVPELVGDAAELVPYGDPEALADAVVRLLGDPERRELLRERGMRQAATWPTEDETVAQVLSVYDELTQPQPMI, from the coding sequence GTGACCCCCGTGAGCAGCCACTCACCGCACGGCCAGTCGTCGCTGCGTACCGTGCAGGTGCTGGGCGGCGGCAACGCCGGCAGCAGCGCGCATGTGCGATCGCTGGCCTCGGGGCTGGTCGCGCGGGGCGTGCGGGTCACCGTGTGCGCCCCCGTCGAGGCCGATCACGCCTACGACTTCGCCGGGGCCGGCGCCGAACACGTACACGTGCCACGCAGCAGCGATCCCGCCTCCGTGGCCGCCCTGCGGGCCGCGTGCGCCGACGCCGACCTGGTGCACGCGCACGGGCTGCACGCCTCCTTCCGTGCCGTCCTCGCGCTCAGCGGGCGGCGTACTCCGCTCGTCGTCACCTGGCACGACCGGGCGCATGCCGAGGGCGCCCGCGCCCATCTCGTACGGCTGCTGGAGCGGCGGGTCGTCAAGGCCGCCTCCGTCGTGCTCGGGACCACCTCGGCGCTGGTGGACCGCGCCCGCCGTACGGGTGCCCGGGACGCCCGCCTCGCCGCCGTCGCGATGCCCGGGCCGGGCCGTGCCGCGGAGCACGACGACCCCGACCGGCTGCGGCCCAAAGTCCGGGCCGAACTCGGGGCCACCGGGCGCCCGTTGCTGATCGCCGTCGGCTCGCTGGAGCGGCATCGCGGGTACGACGTCCTGCTGGACGCCTCGCGCGCGTGGCTGCGGCTCGATCCCGTGCCGTTGGTCGTGATCGCGGGGGAGGGGGCGCTGCGGGCCGCGCTGCAGCGCCGGATCGAGGACGAGGCGCTGCCCGTACGGCTCATCGGGCGGCGTGACGACGTCTCCGAGCTGCTCGCCGCCGCCGACGTCGCGCTCCTGCCGAGCAGTTGGGAGTCACGGTCCGTCCTCGCCCAGGAGGCCCTTCACGCGCGCGTGCCGCTCGTCGCCACCGAGGTCGGCGGCGTGCCGGAGCTCGTCGGGGACGCGGCCGAACTCGTCCCGTACGGCGACCCGGAGGCACTCGCCGACGCCGTCGTACGGCTGCTCGGTGATCCCGAGCGCCGCGAGCTGCTCAGGGAGCGGGGCATGCGGCAGGCGGCGACCTGGCCGACGGAGGACGAGACGGTCGCCCAAGTGCTCAGCGTGTACGACGAGTTGACGCAGCCGCAGCCCATGATCTAG
- a CDS encoding sterol-binding protein: MATIEECRAALEKLSDNMQRAEGDVRTAATLDRSVSCHITDLDVTFAGRMAGGRIHVQDTLQGPPREKAQIRLSMTGDDLVALVDGELHFAKAWGSGRVKLHAGVRDLLVLRKLL, encoded by the coding sequence ATGGCCACGATTGAGGAGTGCCGCGCCGCACTCGAAAAGCTCTCGGACAACATGCAGCGCGCCGAGGGGGACGTCCGCACGGCCGCGACCCTGGACCGCTCGGTCAGCTGCCACATCACCGACCTGGACGTCACGTTCGCCGGCCGCATGGCGGGCGGCCGGATCCATGTCCAGGACACACTCCAGGGCCCACCCCGCGAGAAGGCCCAGATCAGACTCAGCATGACCGGCGACGACCTGGTCGCCCTGGTCGACGGCGAACTGCACTTCGCCAAGGCCTGGGGTTCGGGCCGGGTGAAGCTGCACGCGGGCGTACGCGACCTGCTGGTGCTCAGGAAGCTTCTGTAG
- a CDS encoding HAD hydrolase-like protein, whose protein sequence is MSQSVRTRPEGSGQALSEAYDTALLDLDGVVYAGGHAIVHAVESLATARAGGMHLAYVTNNALRTPDTVAAHLTELGIPTSAGDVITSAQAVARLISEQVPAGARVLVIGGEGLRVALRERGLEPVESADDDPAAVVQGYGGPELPWGRFAEASYAVARGVPWFASNTDLTIPSGRGIAPGNGAAVEVVRIATGAEPQVAGKPLPPMHRETILRTGAERPLVVGDRLDTDIEGAFNGDVDSLLVLTGVTDGAQLLAAPPQHRPTYVDADLRGLLTGQPEIVADGGGFRCGGWMATAGAERLELDGDGEGLDGLRALCAAAWTAAGEGVCELEAGKALARLGV, encoded by the coding sequence ATGAGCCAGAGCGTCAGGACGAGGCCCGAGGGCAGTGGCCAGGCCCTGAGCGAGGCGTACGACACGGCGCTGCTCGACCTCGACGGTGTGGTGTACGCGGGGGGCCATGCGATCGTGCATGCCGTGGAGTCGCTCGCCACGGCCCGTGCGGGCGGGATGCATCTCGCGTACGTCACGAACAACGCCCTGCGGACGCCGGACACCGTGGCCGCGCATCTGACGGAGCTGGGGATACCCACGAGCGCGGGTGACGTCATCACCTCGGCGCAGGCGGTCGCGCGGCTGATCAGTGAGCAGGTGCCTGCCGGCGCCCGGGTGCTGGTGATCGGTGGGGAGGGGCTGCGGGTGGCGCTGCGGGAGCGCGGGCTGGAGCCGGTGGAGTCGGCGGACGACGATCCGGCGGCGGTCGTGCAGGGGTACGGCGGGCCCGAGTTGCCGTGGGGGAGGTTCGCGGAGGCCTCTTACGCCGTAGCGCGCGGGGTGCCCTGGTTCGCGTCCAACACCGATCTGACGATTCCGAGCGGGCGGGGGATCGCGCCGGGCAACGGGGCGGCGGTGGAGGTCGTACGGATAGCGACCGGTGCCGAGCCGCAGGTGGCGGGCAAGCCGTTGCCTCCCATGCACCGGGAGACGATCCTGCGGACGGGTGCCGAGCGGCCGCTGGTGGTCGGGGACCGGCTGGACACGGACATCGAGGGCGCGTTCAACGGGGACGTCGACTCGCTGCTCGTCCTGACCGGGGTGACCGACGGCGCGCAGTTGCTGGCCGCGCCGCCGCAGCACCGGCCGACTTATGTCGACGCGGATCTGCGGGGGTTGCTCACCGGGCAGCCGGAGATCGTGGCGGACGGGGGCGGGTTCCGGTGTGGTGGCTGGATGGCCACCGCCGGTGCGGAGCGGCTGGAACTCGACGGTGACGGTGAGGGCTTGGACGGGCTGCGGGCGTTGTGCGCGGCGGCCTGGACGGCGGCTGGTGAAGGTGTGTGCGAGCTGGAAGCGGGGAAGGCGTTGGCGCGGCTGGGGGTGTGA